One window of the Pseudomonadota bacterium genome contains the following:
- a CDS encoding fumarylacetoacetate hydrolase family protein produces the protein MKLYNTPNGLVLERDGAFDSLGSLSLDRLLTSEAALDLIEASRSGATAQPTQLLAPVGSQEVWAAGVTYYRSRTARMQESANSGGADFYDNVYSAERPELFFKANPHHVVGPGAAVRIRKDSKWNVPEPELTLCVSKAGTILGYTVGNDVSSRDLEGENPLYLPQAKTYDQACALGPCILLGEQSVGPDTQISIRIVRAGTIVFEGKTALEQMKRAPRELVAFLTRENSFPYGAFLMTGTGIVPSNDFSLASGDEVSITIDAIGTLTNPVA, from the coding sequence ATGAAGCTCTACAACACCCCCAACGGACTGGTACTGGAACGGGACGGCGCTTTTGACTCCTTGGGCTCCCTGTCGCTCGACCGCCTGCTCACCAGCGAGGCTGCACTCGATCTGATCGAGGCGAGCCGATCGGGAGCGACCGCGCAGCCGACGCAGCTGCTGGCTCCCGTCGGAAGTCAGGAGGTGTGGGCGGCGGGCGTGACCTACTACCGCAGCCGCACTGCACGCATGCAGGAATCGGCGAACAGCGGCGGCGCCGATTTCTATGACAACGTCTACAGCGCAGAACGTCCCGAGCTGTTCTTCAAGGCCAATCCGCATCACGTGGTAGGGCCGGGGGCCGCCGTGCGCATCCGCAAAGACTCGAAGTGGAACGTGCCGGAGCCCGAGCTCACCCTATGCGTCTCGAAAGCGGGCACTATCCTGGGCTACACGGTCGGCAACGACGTCAGCTCGCGGGATCTTGAAGGCGAAAACCCGCTCTACCTGCCGCAAGCCAAGACCTACGATCAGGCCTGTGCGCTAGGTCCCTGCATTCTTCTGGGCGAGCAGAGCGTGGGGCCCGACACCCAAATCAGCATCCGTATCGTGCGAGCGGGAACGATCGTGTTCGAGGGCAAGACCGCGCTCGAGCAGATGAAGCGTGCTCCAAGGGAGCTGGTCGCGTTCCTGACCAGGGAGAACAGCTTCCCCTACGGCGCTTTTCTGATGACCGGAACCGGTATCGTCCCCAGCAACGATTTCTCGCTCGCTTCGGGTGACGAGGTCTCCATCACCATCGACGCGATCGGGACCCTGACCAACCCGGTGGCCTAG